In Leptospira wolffii serovar Khorat str. Khorat-H2, a genomic segment contains:
- a CDS encoding EVE domain-containing protein — MRYWLFKTEPDVFSIDTLKSSPGKTAPWEGVRGYQARNYLRDEIKKKDLILFYHSSCKPPHVAGLAEVAKEGYPDHFAFDKKHKYFDPKSDPKKPTWFMVDVKFKEKFSRPISLEELRSHGQLEGMVLLQPGGRLSIQPVSKEHFYYICELAGAKSLPG; from the coding sequence ATGAGATACTGGCTCTTTAAAACGGAACCGGACGTATTCTCCATCGATACCTTGAAATCCTCCCCGGGGAAAACCGCTCCCTGGGAAGGCGTGAGAGGATACCAGGCTAGGAATTACCTGAGGGATGAAATTAAGAAAAAGGATCTGATCCTATTCTACCATAGCAGTTGTAAACCTCCACATGTGGCAGGTTTAGCAGAGGTCGCAAAAGAAGGTTACCCGGACCATTTCGCCTTCGATAAGAAACATAAGTATTTCGATCCCAAAAGCGATCCTAAAAAACCGACCTGGTTCATGGTGGATGTGAAATTTAAGGAAAAATTTTCTCGCCCAATTTCGCTAGAAGAATTAAGATCCCACGGGCAACTAGAAGGAATGGTGCTTTTGCAACCCGGGGGAAGACTTTCCATCCAGCCGGTTAGCAAGGAGCATTTTTACTATATTTGTGAGTTGGCCGGGGCCAAGAGTCTCCCCGGCTAG
- a CDS encoding PP2C family protein-serine/threonine phosphatase yields the protein MSGVPLNTYMSVRAVSPGEHFSLQNLNSGSWYGLDKNSVSYSFTEDVFLAKLSVQSPPKEGTISWYFVLNNTGMENLTLYRKVAKPEGVVWAELSRDMRMSYIQPAFLIESPPNKEEEFLVQASSRRSVVLNFQAWAPKEFAAHIQSENLLLGIFFGAIGIMLVYNGFVAFVVKDSSYFFYVLYLLFYALWQLSVTGIGARFVVPAPATSWNDYLTGFAFLSVAFSLLFTRAFLHMERETGWKNIAFLVLAGFAFLGFFASLFPSIYRPMIRAVSWYPFIAAMMVVYSAAVRLIKGYRPARYFLIAWSVLIISVLVTSLRNLSWIPDNFITHWSAPFGALIEMTFLSFALADRIKTLEKDSLQARLENYESQLKLTEIEQELKIARELQESILPERVPEVKNLKLSVRSEFASSVGGDFYDFQYLDSGKLGIFLSDVSGHGIPAAIIASMVKLAFSIESRKNDDPAEVLRSINRSLSGKYGKHFITAAYLLVDGETGRVVYSNAGHPPVVSIARESGEAREIFLPGWIMGMDPNLKNSVIDFQMKPGDRLVIYTDGITEARSVAGEIYGFQKFYKLLEENISISGEKLADLLFSTIRKFAGNRKHFEDDLTLIILDYQPVSESQSKREVTSTLSKN from the coding sequence ATGTCCGGTGTTCCTTTAAATACTTACATGTCGGTGCGTGCGGTTTCTCCGGGAGAGCATTTCTCCCTCCAAAATCTAAACTCAGGATCCTGGTACGGTTTAGATAAAAATAGCGTTTCCTATAGCTTTACGGAAGACGTCTTCTTGGCTAAGCTAAGCGTCCAATCTCCTCCTAAAGAAGGTACGATCTCCTGGTATTTCGTTCTGAATAATACAGGCATGGAAAATCTGACTCTTTATCGCAAGGTCGCAAAGCCGGAAGGAGTCGTTTGGGCGGAACTTTCCCGGGACATGAGAATGTCCTATATCCAACCTGCGTTTTTGATTGAGAGTCCTCCGAATAAGGAAGAGGAGTTTCTGGTCCAGGCCTCTAGCCGAAGATCTGTCGTCCTAAATTTCCAGGCTTGGGCCCCTAAAGAATTCGCGGCGCATATCCAATCCGAAAATCTTCTCTTGGGAATCTTTTTCGGAGCGATCGGAATCATGTTGGTGTACAACGGCTTTGTCGCCTTCGTAGTTAAGGATTCCAGTTACTTCTTTTACGTTCTTTATCTTCTGTTCTATGCGTTATGGCAATTGTCGGTGACCGGAATCGGCGCGCGATTCGTGGTCCCGGCGCCCGCCACATCTTGGAACGATTATCTGACGGGATTCGCTTTCTTATCCGTTGCATTCTCCCTTTTGTTCACAAGGGCATTCCTTCATATGGAGAGGGAAACAGGCTGGAAGAATATAGCCTTTCTGGTTCTCGCCGGTTTCGCTTTTTTAGGATTCTTCGCTTCTTTGTTCCCGAGCATCTACCGTCCTATGATCCGGGCGGTTTCCTGGTATCCTTTTATCGCAGCCATGATGGTGGTTTATTCCGCTGCGGTTCGATTGATCAAAGGGTATCGTCCTGCCAGATACTTTCTCATCGCTTGGTCGGTCTTGATCATATCGGTACTCGTCACTTCTCTTCGCAATCTTTCCTGGATTCCGGATAATTTCATCACTCATTGGTCCGCTCCTTTCGGAGCTCTGATCGAGATGACCTTCCTCTCCTTCGCCTTGGCGGATAGAATCAAGACTCTGGAAAAGGATTCTCTCCAGGCTAGACTGGAAAATTACGAGAGCCAATTAAAGTTAACCGAAATTGAGCAGGAACTGAAGATCGCGAGAGAACTGCAAGAGTCCATTCTACCCGAACGCGTGCCGGAAGTGAAGAATTTGAAACTTTCGGTACGAAGCGAATTCGCGAGCTCCGTAGGAGGAGATTTCTACGATTTCCAATATTTGGATTCGGGTAAATTGGGAATCTTTTTGTCCGATGTGTCCGGCCACGGAATCCCGGCGGCAATCATCGCTTCTATGGTTAAACTCGCATTTTCCATCGAGTCCAGAAAGAACGACGATCCCGCCGAGGTCCTAAGAAGCATCAACCGGTCCCTCAGTGGAAAATACGGAAAGCACTTTATTACCGCCGCTTATCTTCTTGTGGACGGAGAAACCGGAAGAGTCGTGTATTCGAACGCGGGACATCCTCCCGTGGTTTCCATCGCCCGAGAATCGGGAGAGGCAAGAGAGATCTTCCTACCCGGATGGATCATGGGAATGGATCCGAATCTGAAAAATTCGGTTATCGATTTCCAAATGAAACCCGGAGATAGATTGGTGATTTATACGGATGGGATCACGGAGGCGAGAAGCGTTGCAGGAGAAATCTACGGCTTCCAGAAATTTTATAAATTGCTCGAGGAGAATATTTCGATCTCCGGCGAGAAACTTGCGGACCTATTGTTCAGCACGATTCGCAAGTTTGCCGGAAACCGGAAGCATTTCGAGGACGATCTGACTCTGATCATCCTAGACTACCAACCGGTTTCCGAAAGTCAGTCCAAAAGAGAAGTTACTTCGACGCTTTCAAAAAACTGA
- the ftsH gene encoding ATP-dependent zinc metalloprotease FtsH: MNNNNKGLRILILFIIVILGISFFSTQIRDVLGKNPRQIAFSQFMTMLEPEGGSKPIGKLVSKDSKVPGCDKLVMERDVIRGCFEPFSGDSKEPVKFETTVAPIDKDFLSSLKRSNMDLEVVSAENSHGLGMLSSFLLVGVIGIFIFYFFIMRQVQSTGNKAFSFGKSKAKMTVDPKVKVSFADVAGCEEAKTELVEIIEFLKDPKKFQAMGARIPTGVLLVGPPGTGKTLLARAVAGEAGVPFFSISGSDFVEMFVGVGASRVRDLFEQGKKNSPCIIFIDEIDAVGRLRGAGWGGGHDEREQTLNQMLVEMDGFEKNEGVIVMAATNRADVLDPALLRPGRFDRQVMVDLPDLVGREQILKVHSRKVPLTSDISLNSIARGTPGFTGADLSNLINEAALLAARKNKKRVTQDELEEARDKVMMGPERRSFFISEKEKEVIAYHEAGHAILGTLLAYTEPVHKVTIIPRGRALGLTQSLPTEDKHIHTKAYWLDQIVVCMGGFIAEEYKFKMTSTGSSNDIQQATNIARRMVCDWGMSEKLGTINYGSGHESPFLGRDMGQSNKAYSEEFAAMIDKEIRDIVQTCLNKGRELVRKNSTKFENLAKALLAKETVSHEELMAIVHPANEEPKKKAEKSAKKEKSGELPGKPAYSTGVE; encoded by the coding sequence ATGAATAACAATAATAAAGGCTTAAGAATACTGATTTTATTTATCATAGTAATCTTGGGCATTTCGTTTTTTTCCACCCAGATTCGGGATGTTTTGGGAAAGAATCCTAGACAGATCGCATTCTCTCAATTCATGACCATGTTGGAACCGGAAGGAGGTTCCAAGCCTATCGGTAAATTGGTTTCTAAGGATTCCAAGGTTCCGGGTTGCGACAAACTCGTGATGGAACGGGACGTGATTCGCGGTTGCTTCGAACCTTTTAGCGGGGATTCCAAAGAACCGGTCAAGTTCGAGACTACGGTCGCTCCTATCGATAAGGATTTTCTTTCTTCTCTCAAGAGGTCCAATATGGATCTAGAAGTAGTTTCCGCGGAAAATAGCCACGGACTGGGAATGCTTAGCTCCTTCCTTCTTGTCGGCGTGATCGGAATTTTTATATTTTACTTTTTCATAATGCGCCAGGTGCAATCCACCGGCAATAAGGCATTCTCCTTCGGAAAATCCAAAGCAAAGATGACCGTGGATCCGAAAGTGAAAGTTAGCTTCGCGGACGTAGCAGGTTGCGAAGAAGCCAAGACGGAACTCGTCGAAATCATAGAATTCTTAAAAGATCCTAAGAAGTTCCAAGCCATGGGTGCTAGAATTCCCACAGGAGTTCTTTTAGTGGGTCCTCCGGGAACCGGTAAGACCTTGCTTGCAAGAGCCGTTGCGGGAGAAGCAGGTGTGCCATTCTTTAGTATCTCCGGCTCCGACTTCGTAGAGATGTTCGTGGGTGTGGGAGCTTCCAGGGTTCGCGACTTATTCGAACAAGGTAAGAAAAATTCCCCTTGTATCATCTTTATCGACGAGATCGATGCGGTAGGTCGTTTGAGAGGAGCCGGTTGGGGCGGCGGCCACGACGAAAGAGAGCAGACTCTGAACCAGATGCTAGTCGAGATGGACGGCTTCGAGAAGAACGAAGGTGTCATCGTGATGGCCGCCACGAACCGGGCAGACGTACTCGATCCCGCTCTACTCAGACCGGGACGTTTCGATAGACAAGTGATGGTGGATCTTCCCGACTTAGTAGGAAGAGAGCAGATTCTTAAGGTGCATTCCCGTAAGGTTCCTTTAACGAGCGATATCTCCTTGAACTCCATCGCAAGAGGAACCCCCGGTTTTACGGGTGCGGATTTGTCCAATTTGATCAACGAAGCGGCCCTTCTTGCAGCTCGTAAAAACAAGAAGAGAGTCACCCAAGACGAGCTTGAAGAAGCTCGAGACAAGGTGATGATGGGACCTGAGCGTAGATCCTTCTTCATTTCCGAAAAGGAAAAAGAAGTTATCGCTTATCACGAGGCAGGCCACGCGATTTTAGGAACTCTTCTGGCTTATACCGAGCCCGTTCATAAGGTTACGATCATTCCTAGAGGTAGAGCTCTCGGACTCACCCAATCTCTTCCTACCGAAGACAAACATATCCATACCAAAGCGTATTGGTTGGATCAGATCGTAGTTTGTATGGGAGGATTCATCGCGGAAGAATATAAGTTCAAGATGACTTCCACCGGTTCCAGCAACGATATCCAACAAGCCACCAATATCGCCAGAAGAATGGTCTGCGATTGGGGAATGTCCGAAAAACTCGGAACCATCAACTACGGTAGCGGACACGAAAGTCCCTTCTTAGGCAGGGATATGGGCCAAAGCAATAAGGCTTATAGCGAAGAATTTGCCGCGATGATCGACAAGGAAATCCGCGATATCGTTCAGACTTGCTTGAACAAAGGAAGAGAACTGGTCCGTAAGAATTCCACTAAGTTCGAGAATTTAGCCAAGGCGCTTCTCGCCAAAGAAACGGTTTCTCATGAGGAACTGATGGCCATCGTGCATCCCGCGAACGAGGAGCCTAAGAAGAAGGCGGAAAAATCCGCTAAGAAGGAAAAATCCGGGGAACTACCCGGCAAGCCGGCCTATTCTACCGGTGTGGAATGA
- a CDS encoding polyamine aminopropyltransferase produces MQRALLVSVLILSSCGLVYELLAGTVASYLLGETVTQFSLVIGVYLFSMGIGSWLSRYLVKDLVSKFLDVELALGLIGGFSASLLFLSFGQTRIFQIPLFVIVVAVGTLVGMEIPLLLRILKNKLGFRDMVSKVLSLDYAGALLASLAFPIFFAPKLGMIKTSLFFGILNSGTALWGTFVLPLSEKDKNSLRAKAALVLTLLGLGFAFSEMITYYSEESLFTDEIIYSKQTHFQKIVVTKYKNELRLFLNGHLQFSSRDEYRYHETLAHPAILAHPHPKHILVLGGGDGLAVREILKHPEVEDVTLVDLDPEMTRLFSEQKVLTDINESSLKHPKVKVVNTDAFLWLEESDKVFDVVLIDFPDPSNFSIGKLYSTAFYKSLKRRLNRFSVVEIQSTSPLFARMSFWCIEATLKEVGFSTKALHVYVPSFGEWGFVLAGTEKIPAYRKALPQGLKFLNASELESLSEFPLDMSRVPTEPNRLDNQSLVRYYDQEWNRLLD; encoded by the coding sequence CTGCAGAGAGCCCTTCTCGTTTCCGTACTCATACTCTCTTCCTGCGGGCTCGTTTACGAGTTGCTCGCAGGCACCGTCGCAAGCTATCTATTAGGAGAAACCGTTACCCAATTCTCGCTGGTTATAGGGGTCTACTTATTCTCCATGGGAATCGGGAGTTGGCTTTCCCGATATCTCGTAAAGGACCTGGTCTCCAAATTCCTGGATGTGGAATTGGCTCTCGGACTGATAGGAGGTTTCAGCGCCTCGCTTCTATTCCTAAGTTTCGGTCAGACCAGAATTTTTCAAATCCCTCTCTTCGTAATTGTAGTGGCCGTAGGAACTCTCGTAGGAATGGAGATCCCTTTACTCCTTCGCATCCTAAAAAACAAATTAGGATTCCGAGACATGGTCTCCAAGGTTCTGAGCTTGGATTATGCGGGAGCGCTTCTCGCGTCCCTGGCATTTCCTATTTTTTTCGCTCCTAAATTGGGGATGATCAAGACCTCCTTATTTTTCGGGATACTGAATTCGGGAACCGCACTCTGGGGTACGTTCGTACTACCATTATCCGAAAAGGATAAGAATAGTCTACGAGCCAAGGCGGCGCTCGTTCTGACGCTACTCGGACTAGGATTCGCGTTCTCCGAGATGATCACCTACTATAGCGAAGAAAGTCTATTTACCGACGAGATCATCTATTCCAAGCAAACTCATTTCCAAAAGATCGTGGTCACTAAGTATAAGAACGAATTGAGACTCTTCCTGAACGGACACTTACAATTCAGTTCCAGGGATGAGTATCGTTATCACGAGACCTTGGCTCATCCGGCCATTCTCGCCCATCCTCATCCCAAACACATACTAGTGTTAGGAGGAGGGGACGGACTCGCCGTCCGAGAAATCCTAAAGCACCCTGAAGTGGAGGATGTGACTCTGGTGGATCTCGATCCGGAGATGACCCGATTATTCTCGGAGCAGAAGGTGCTCACGGACATCAACGAATCCAGTCTCAAGCATCCGAAAGTGAAAGTAGTGAACACGGACGCATTCCTATGGTTGGAAGAATCCGATAAGGTCTTCGACGTGGTTCTGATCGATTTTCCGGATCCCAGCAATTTCTCGATCGGAAAGTTGTACAGTACAGCATTTTACAAAAGTTTAAAGCGTAGACTAAATAGATTCTCCGTCGTGGAGATACAGTCCACTTCTCCCCTATTCGCCAGGATGTCCTTCTGGTGCATAGAAGCCACATTGAAAGAAGTCGGATTCTCCACTAAGGCTTTGCATGTTTATGTTCCTTCTTTCGGAGAATGGGGATTCGTCCTGGCGGGAACGGAAAAAATTCCTGCCTATCGAAAAGCTCTTCCCCAAGGATTAAAATTTCTGAATGCGAGCGAGCTAGAGTCATTATCCGAATTTCCGTTGGACATGTCCCGGGTTCCGACGGAGCCGAACCGATTGGACAACCAAAGTTTGGTGAGATACTACGACCAGGAGTGGAATCGTCTCTTGGATTGA
- a CDS encoding adhesin OmpL37 family surface protein, which translates to MRRIYSYRSTIIILFVSILLFPSLSIRADLDSNRATALIRVERGLKQNEFHLKAINSTISNYGTEADKALYRRCLQHHIETFTLYLQFDLGHSYDEMRQTQRLLVLLYSQVVESSGQRVRKELDYLSKFALRTKDAEVRKHLEMGYREFGASNLKKTIALNTRPYLPGIKTQYLYEALKLLKQSREYVVLLSLKFLSDFEPDLQTTEFEEIYNEINRAMFSKADHYVRIHFDNHFHIFNAENLYESTWENPGLQELEKALGDIDPASDRARRMAKRSMTSQ; encoded by the coding sequence ATGAGGAGAATATATTCTTACCGCTCGACGATCATCATCCTGTTCGTTTCGATTCTCCTTTTTCCTTCCTTGTCGATTCGCGCGGACCTGGATAGCAACCGAGCCACCGCATTAATCCGAGTCGAGAGAGGACTGAAACAGAACGAATTCCATCTAAAAGCCATCAATAGTACGATTTCCAATTACGGAACGGAAGCGGATAAGGCTCTGTATAGAAGATGCCTACAGCATCATATAGAGACCTTCACTCTATATTTGCAATTCGACCTGGGCCATTCCTACGACGAGATGCGCCAGACCCAACGATTGCTGGTATTATTGTATTCTCAGGTTGTGGAGTCCTCCGGACAAAGAGTACGAAAAGAATTGGACTATCTTTCCAAATTCGCGCTTCGCACCAAGGATGCGGAGGTGCGTAAACATTTGGAAATGGGTTATAGGGAATTCGGCGCTTCCAATTTAAAGAAGACCATCGCCTTAAATACCCGCCCTTATCTTCCCGGTATCAAGACACAATATCTTTACGAAGCGCTAAAACTGCTGAAGCAGTCCCGAGAATACGTGGTCCTGCTTTCCCTAAAATTCCTCTCGGATTTCGAGCCGGATCTGCAAACCACGGAATTCGAAGAAATCTATAACGAAATCAATCGGGCCATGTTTTCCAAGGCGGATCATTACGTGAGAATTCATTTCGATAATCATTTTCACATCTTCAACGCAGAGAATCTGTACGAATCCACCTGGGAAAATCCGGGACTGCAGGAATTGGAAAAAGCCTTGGGGGATATAGATCCGGCATCCGATCGTGCGAGAAGGATGGCGAAACGCTCTATGACTTCCCAATAG
- a CDS encoding heavy metal translocating P-type ATPase, whose translation MENNTLSKGIDKEQEITLDLFGMTCANCARRIETGLAKTPGVEEARVNFGRETAFVRFSSDLKPEMLIKKVESLGYSASKHDAQSLERTEEVHGKEIAGLKFRFFSSLALSLPLFYSMVSHFEFLNFLPNPGVLSHPWVQFLLATPVQFWIGFPFYRGAFRALRNLSPNMDVLVALGTSAAYGYSLTLSVIYGLREGDLFFRTALNGHAHHFILPPLYYETSAVLLTFLLGGKWMEALAKGKSSASIRSLLRLRPDTARIKKEDTWTEIPSEYVKKEDVLQILPGEKFPVDGTVTEGFSSVDESMLTGESLPVDKKPGDQVLGGTVNGNGVLIVNAKSVGSDTVLSSIIRIVEEAQNSRAPIQKVADRISSVFVPIVIAISTLNFLLWYLILEPGNLGSALEKSIAVLVIACPCALGLATPISILVGTGRGAVEGILFRNAESLETAARLDLIAFDKTGTITEGNPIVSDYRVLGDESILLRAAGATEASSSHPLAKAIVRFAKEKGISFQPTVELETEPGKGVVSKIEGKIFRIGKQEFLAEKETLPTELVSLSRSWEEKGKTTVWGIFDSTSWIVFGIEDKIKTGAKEALEELKELGVQAVLLTGDRKTTALSVAERVGIDEIHASLLPKDKADRIKEFQNRGKRVGMAGDGINDSPALAQAEVGFAMGTGTDVAMEAAGIILVKGDLSRLAESIRIARATTKNIKENFFWALAYNSLGIPIAAAGLLSPWIAGAAMAFSSVSVVANALRLRKRT comes from the coding sequence ATGGAGAATAATACTCTCTCTAAAGGGATAGACAAGGAACAGGAAATCACTCTGGATCTATTCGGAATGACCTGTGCCAACTGCGCTAGAAGAATAGAAACAGGTCTTGCAAAAACCCCGGGAGTAGAGGAAGCCAGGGTCAACTTCGGAAGAGAAACCGCTTTCGTAAGATTCTCCTCCGACTTAAAACCGGAAATGTTAATTAAAAAAGTGGAATCCTTAGGATACTCCGCCTCGAAACACGACGCGCAATCCTTGGAACGCACGGAAGAAGTTCATGGAAAGGAAATCGCCGGATTAAAATTCCGATTCTTTTCTTCTCTGGCTCTATCTCTTCCTCTTTTCTACTCGATGGTTTCGCATTTCGAGTTTTTGAATTTCCTGCCGAATCCGGGAGTTCTTTCCCATCCCTGGGTGCAATTTCTATTAGCTACTCCGGTGCAATTCTGGATAGGATTCCCTTTTTATAGGGGAGCCTTTAGGGCCTTGCGGAATCTTTCTCCGAATATGGACGTGTTAGTGGCCTTGGGAACAAGCGCCGCTTACGGATACAGCCTGACGTTAAGCGTTATATACGGTCTGCGAGAAGGGGATTTGTTCTTTCGAACGGCGTTGAACGGGCACGCTCATCACTTCATTCTTCCTCCTCTGTACTACGAGACTTCCGCGGTTCTTCTCACTTTTCTCTTGGGAGGAAAATGGATGGAGGCCTTGGCCAAAGGAAAAAGTTCCGCATCCATTCGCTCCTTATTGCGGTTGCGACCGGATACTGCAAGAATCAAAAAGGAAGATACTTGGACGGAAATTCCTTCCGAGTACGTAAAGAAAGAGGACGTCCTTCAAATTCTTCCCGGAGAAAAATTCCCCGTGGACGGAACGGTGACGGAAGGATTCAGCTCTGTGGACGAATCCATGCTTACTGGAGAGAGTCTGCCCGTAGATAAGAAGCCCGGCGATCAGGTGTTAGGAGGGACTGTCAACGGGAACGGAGTATTGATCGTAAATGCGAAATCGGTAGGTTCGGATACGGTGCTTTCTTCCATCATCCGGATCGTGGAAGAAGCGCAGAATTCCAGAGCCCCCATCCAGAAGGTAGCGGACCGAATCTCCTCGGTATTTGTTCCTATCGTGATCGCCATCTCCACGTTGAACTTTTTACTCTGGTATTTGATTTTGGAACCCGGCAATTTGGGCTCCGCCTTGGAAAAATCCATCGCGGTTTTAGTCATCGCTTGCCCCTGTGCATTAGGACTCGCCACACCTATCTCGATTTTAGTCGGAACGGGCAGAGGAGCGGTAGAAGGGATTCTCTTCCGAAATGCGGAGTCTCTCGAAACGGCAGCTCGACTGGATCTGATCGCTTTCGATAAAACAGGAACGATCACCGAAGGAAATCCGATCGTAAGCGACTATCGGGTATTAGGCGATGAGTCCATTCTTCTCCGAGCCGCGGGTGCTACGGAAGCTTCTTCTTCTCATCCATTGGCCAAGGCAATCGTTCGCTTCGCCAAAGAAAAAGGAATATCTTTCCAGCCTACCGTAGAATTGGAAACGGAACCGGGCAAGGGAGTCGTATCCAAAATCGAAGGCAAAATCTTCCGGATCGGAAAACAGGAATTTCTAGCCGAGAAGGAAACTCTTCCTACTGAACTGGTAAGCCTATCCAGATCCTGGGAGGAAAAAGGAAAAACCACCGTTTGGGGAATATTCGATTCTACCTCTTGGATCGTATTCGGAATCGAAGACAAGATCAAAACAGGAGCCAAGGAGGCTTTGGAAGAGCTCAAAGAGCTCGGAGTCCAGGCAGTTCTATTGACGGGAGATCGCAAGACCACCGCTCTCTCCGTAGCGGAAAGAGTCGGGATAGACGAAATCCATGCCTCCCTTCTGCCGAAAGACAAGGCTGATCGGATCAAGGAATTCCAAAACCGAGGAAAGAGAGTCGGAATGGCGGGAGACGGCATCAACGATTCCCCCGCTTTGGCTCAGGCAGAGGTAGGATTTGCAATGGGAACCGGAACGGACGTCGCAATGGAAGCCGCCGGAATCATATTAGTAAAAGGTGATCTTTCCAGGCTCGCAGAATCGATCCGGATCGCCAGGGCCACCACTAAGAATATTAAGGAAAACTTTTTCTGGGCTCTGGCCTATAATAGTCTCGGAATTCCGATCGCAGCCGCAGGTCTTCTTTCTCCGTGGATCGCCGGAGCCGCGATGGCATTCAGTTCCGTTTCAGTAGTCGCTAATGCTCTGCGGCTGAGAAAGCGGACATAA
- a CDS encoding DUF4178 domain-containing protein — MPELSCPNCGAPVPIENKASVYAVCSSCKTLSVKKDVNLEKIGLAGELADDHSIVQIGTEGTYLGKNFRVLGRIQLKFELGFWNEWHVAEADGSSAWLGEAQGTYYYTKLQGDIPKDRFPKLETDSAGRPKILEALSKTRDQLTPGDSFFLEKEWTLKEIMTATCVGGEGELPIGFQTGYSAVLLDLANEDGLFGTVDYSEDPPLLFSGTSATLEELNLTNVRQEEVSFATAQIPARSVQCMGCGASLSLLSPDFSKSIACEYCGTVMDTEREELQIISKFDKVSKKGVFLPLGTVVKLPKRPESKVLGILRKSTRVDGEKFEWTDYLLRFSGGYAWLNENGGNWTYFEPLQGVPKWTSGMKRIFGKKKFDWFSRSDSDTDFALGEFYWKVTAGEKAVIEDFISPPFMLSSERTENEIFWSKGTFVPFEVMKASVPLEVASKLRKSDSVGVCEPNPFKIRLKRNIWIAAGLSFLFLALQIYGCSKAKNLTVFQGDFSYTQTSERNTDIGSPNFRDNSFVTEIFDMPGEEKDNVEIQIETPSLDNKYIYFSVALINADTDVAYDTSVENSYYSGVDDGESWSEGSRSDSKSLAAIPPGRYYLRLESQSDFPPGSGADYKVKVVRDVIGVGPFFLFAILLWVPLVYTFFRSYSFESMRE, encoded by the coding sequence GTGCCCGAACTGAGTTGCCCCAACTGCGGAGCCCCCGTACCGATCGAAAACAAAGCGTCCGTGTACGCCGTTTGTTCCAGTTGCAAGACTCTCTCCGTAAAAAAGGACGTAAATCTGGAAAAGATCGGCCTAGCGGGAGAATTGGCCGACGATCATTCCATCGTTCAGATCGGAACCGAAGGCACCTATCTCGGAAAAAACTTCCGAGTCCTGGGAAGGATCCAACTTAAATTCGAACTGGGATTCTGGAACGAGTGGCATGTGGCGGAAGCGGACGGAAGTTCCGCCTGGTTGGGAGAGGCCCAAGGAACGTATTATTATACCAAACTGCAAGGCGATATTCCCAAGGATCGTTTTCCCAAGCTGGAAACGGACTCGGCCGGCCGCCCTAAAATCCTGGAAGCCTTAAGTAAGACGAGAGACCAACTGACTCCGGGAGACAGTTTCTTTTTAGAAAAGGAATGGACCCTAAAGGAGATCATGACCGCAACCTGTGTCGGCGGAGAGGGAGAATTGCCGATCGGATTCCAAACGGGATACTCCGCGGTATTACTCGATCTTGCAAACGAGGATGGGTTGTTCGGAACAGTCGATTATTCGGAAGATCCCCCCCTATTATTCTCCGGAACCTCTGCAACATTAGAAGAACTTAATTTAACAAATGTAAGACAGGAAGAAGTCTCCTTTGCGACCGCTCAGATTCCGGCGAGATCCGTACAATGTATGGGTTGCGGTGCCTCACTGAGCCTACTTAGCCCCGATTTTTCCAAATCTATAGCCTGCGAATATTGCGGAACCGTAATGGATACGGAAAGGGAAGAATTGCAGATCATCTCTAAGTTCGATAAGGTCTCCAAGAAAGGAGTGTTTCTCCCTCTCGGCACGGTCGTAAAATTACCGAAACGCCCCGAATCCAAAGTCTTAGGGATTCTACGAAAATCCACTCGGGTGGACGGGGAGAAGTTCGAGTGGACGGATTATCTCCTCCGATTCTCCGGGGGTTATGCCTGGTTGAACGAGAACGGAGGCAATTGGACTTATTTCGAACCCTTACAAGGAGTTCCAAAATGGACCTCCGGAATGAAACGCATCTTCGGTAAGAAAAAATTCGATTGGTTCTCCCGTTCGGATTCGGATACCGATTTCGCTCTGGGCGAATTCTATTGGAAGGTTACCGCAGGAGAAAAAGCGGTCATAGAGGACTTCATCTCTCCGCCTTTCATGTTGTCCTCCGAGAGAACGGAAAACGAAATATTCTGGTCCAAAGGAACTTTCGTGCCTTTCGAGGTGATGAAGGCTTCCGTTCCCTTGGAAGTGGCGTCCAAGTTGAGAAAGTCCGACTCCGTAGGAGTTTGCGAACCCAATCCATTCAAGATCCGTCTGAAAAGAAACATTTGGATCGCGGCCGGATTGTCCTTCCTATTCTTAGCTCTTCAGATTTACGGCTGTTCCAAGGCCAAGAACCTGACCGTATTCCAGGGAGATTTCTCCTATACCCAAACTTCGGAAAGAAATACGGATATCGGTTCCCCTAATTTCAGGGACAATTCCTTCGTAACGGAAATCTTCGACATGCCGGGAGAAGAGAAGGATAACGTGGAAATCCAAATCGAGACTCCGAGCTTGGACAATAAATATATCTACTTTTCCGTGGCCTTAATCAACGCGGATACGGATGTCGCTTACGATACCTCCGTGGAAAACAGTTATTATAGCGGAGTAGACGACGGAGAATCCTGGTCCGAAGGATCCAGATCCGATTCCAAGTCCCTGGCGGCGATCCCTCCAGGAAGATATTACCTTAGATTGGAAAGCCAATCCGATTTTCCTCCGGGGTCGGGAGCGGACTACAAAGTCAAAGTGGTTCGGGACGTGATCGGGGTAGGTCCGTTCTTCCTGTTCGCCATCCTACTTTGGGTACCATTGGTTTACACCTTCTTTAGGAGTTACTCCTTCGAATCCATGAGGGAATAG